The following proteins are co-located in the Aulosira sp. FACHB-615 genome:
- a CDS encoding DUF1392 family protein: MGIELIEKSWFYLVELALPTFKEPLITTNRFSLVREEDLVRVNV, encoded by the coding sequence CTGGGGATTGAGTTAATTGAGAAGTCTTGGTTTTATTTAGTCGAATTGGCATTACCTACTTTTAAAGAACCACTCATCACAACCAATCGCTTTTCTTTGGTGCGGGAAGAAGACTTGGTGCGAGTGAATGTCTAA